A genomic region of Procambarus clarkii isolate CNS0578487 chromosome 88, FALCON_Pclarkii_2.0, whole genome shotgun sequence contains the following coding sequences:
- the LOC138358983 gene encoding keratin-associated protein 10-10-like, with amino-acid sequence MCRYPYMCRHPPCADPLHVSTPLDVSTPSMCRRSLCVDTLHVSTPSMCRRSPCVNALYISTPSMCRCPTCVDTSPCVEPLYMLTPSMCRHPPCVDALHVSTPSMCQRPPCVDTPPCVDALCVSTPLHVSTSSMCRHPPCVDALHVSSPLHVSTPSMCRRSHVSTPSMCRHPPCVDAHVSTPSMCRMILGKF; translated from the coding sequence ATGTGTCGATACCCCTatatgtgtcgacaccctccatgtgccgaccctctccatgtgtcgacacctctCGATGTGTCCACGCCCTCTATGTGTCGACGTTCTctatgtgtcgacaccctccatgtgtcgacgccttcTATGTGTAGACGTTCTCCATGTGTCAACGCACTCTATatttcgacgccctccatgtgtcgatgcCCTACATGTGTAGACACCTCTCCCTGTGTCGAACCCCTCTATATGTTGACGCCCTCTATGTGTCGAcatcctccatgtgtcgacgccctacatgtgtcgacgccctccatgtgtcaacgccctccatgtgtcgacactcctccatgtgtcgacgccctctgtGTGTCGAcacccctccatgtgtcgacgtcctccatgtgtcgacaccctccatgtgtcgacgccctccatgtgtcgtcgCCGCttcatgtgtcgacaccctccatgtgtcgacgatcccatgtgtcgacgccctccatgtgtcgacaccctcctTGTGTCGACgcccatgtgtcgacaccctccatgtgtcgtaTGATACTGGGTAAGTTTTAA
- the LOC138358984 gene encoding keratin-associated protein 10-4-like: MCRRPPCVDTSPCVDALYVSTSSMCRRPPCFDAPHVKTPSICRGPPCVDVLNVSTSSTCRRPTCVDAIHVSTPSMCRALHMSTPSMCRRSQCVDIPPYVDALHVSTSSMCRRSPCIDTPPCFDALHVSTPSMCRRPPCVDALHVSTPSMCRRPRGVDVLHVSTLSMCQRPLCVDSLHVSTPSMRRRPPCVDTPTCVDALNVSTFSMCRRPLCVDALHVSTPSICRRPPCVDALHVSTPSMRRHMKGVDTLHLSTPSMC, from the coding sequence atgtgtcgacgccctccatgtgtcgacacctctccatgtgtcgacgccctttaTGTGTCAAcatcctccatgtgtcgacgccctccatgtttcGACGCTCCCCATGTGAAGACGCCATCCATATGTCGaggtcctccatgtgtcgacgttcTGAATGTGTCGACGTCCTCTACGTGTCGACGCCCTACATGTGTCGACGccatccatgtgtcgacaccatcCATGTGTCGAGCCCTCCATATGTCGACACCTTCCATGTGTCGACGCTCTCAATGTGTCGACATTCCTCCATATGTCGACGCTCTCCATGTGTCAAcatcctccatgtgtcgacgctcaCCATGTATCGACACCCCACCATGTTTCgatgccctccatgtgtcgacgccctccatgtgtcgacgaccTCCATGTGTTGAtgctctccatgtgtcgacaccatccatgtgtcgacgtcctcGAGGTGTTGatgtcctccatgtgtcgacgctctccatgtgtcaacgccctctatgtgtcgactctctccatgtgtcgacaccctccatgcgtcgacgccctccatgtgtcgacacacCTACGTGTGTCGACGCCCTCAATGTGTCGACGttctccatgtgtcgacgtcctctatgtgtcgacgccctccatgtgtcgacgccttcCATAtgccgacgccctccatgtgtcgacgccctccatgtgtcgacaccctccatgcgTCGACACATGAAGGGCGTTGACACCCTCCATttgtcgacaccctccatgtgttga